A portion of the Sphaerochaeta pleomorpha str. Grapes genome contains these proteins:
- a CDS encoding carbohydrate ABC transporter permease: MKKALLPLATLFSLVVVFPIFYTLSGSFFAPSDFTDVPTRLFPSVLNLGNYAKAFAGSHLTRFLANSLASATFGTLFRMVISILAAYAFSFFTFKGRDALFVLVIATMLLPGDALLIENFKTIRHLGLLDTYLGIISTSLLAPVHIFMLRQYFKTISKEYQEAAILEGCTDFRFIVSLLLPLSKSVLIILTLQSFTGIFNDYLWPLLVTNKESMRTVQVGITMLGFSETLEFGPQFAAISVLTSPIVLAFIMLRKKIQESVNTRFTGR, from the coding sequence ATGAAAAAAGCCCTGCTTCCCTTGGCCACGCTTTTCTCGCTTGTCGTGGTGTTTCCCATTTTTTACACATTGAGCGGTTCCTTTTTCGCTCCTTCCGATTTCACGGATGTCCCCACCAGGCTCTTTCCTTCGGTTCTGAACCTGGGCAACTATGCAAAGGCCTTTGCTGGGTCACATCTTACCCGGTTTCTGGCAAATTCTTTGGCAAGTGCAACGTTTGGGACCTTGTTCAGGATGGTGATCAGCATCTTGGCAGCCTATGCCTTCTCTTTTTTCACCTTCAAGGGGAGAGATGCCCTGTTTGTCCTGGTTATTGCTACCATGTTACTACCTGGCGATGCCCTCTTGATCGAAAACTTCAAGACAATACGGCATCTCGGCTTGCTTGATACTTACCTTGGGATCATCAGCACTTCTTTGTTAGCCCCGGTACATATCTTCATGCTCAGACAGTATTTCAAAACCATAAGCAAGGAATACCAGGAAGCGGCCATCCTTGAAGGTTGCACGGATTTCCGGTTCATTGTCTCGCTTCTGCTCCCGTTGAGCAAAAGTGTCTTGATAATCTTGACCCTCCAATCGTTTACAGGGATCTTCAACGATTATCTCTGGCCCCTGCTTGTTACCAACAAGGAATCGATGAGAACGGTACAGGTAGGGATCACCATGCTTGGTTTTTCCGAAACCTTGGAATTTGGTCCTCAGTTTGCAGCCATTTCGGTCCTGACTAGCCCGATAGTCCTAGCGTTTATCATGTTAAGGAAAAAAATACAGGAAAGTGTAAACACTCGTTTTACAGGGAGATAA